The following proteins come from a genomic window of Achromobacter deleyi:
- a CDS encoding LysR family transcriptional regulator: MISLGLRYFLEVARCGSIAAAATAQHVAASAVSRQIAKLEDELGIALFERQARGMALSEAGRQLAAYANAAALEAERVTTGIRQRSALGDVTIRLACTEGFAHRFLPQCMADFKRTRPEARFHLLVERPEEVNRLVLEGLSQLALRYTVAPDERLKTELHCRAPVYAIMCRRHPLAARRSVGVRELAQVPLSLGDPGTTVRDLFDAACANAGVHIEPAYVSNHSAAFLPMLPGSQIVALSGYLTLMGQPDSARLVAVPFSNPEMRQRSIQVVTLRGCTLPPLAREFLALLAERLSAAPRAPEAERETG, encoded by the coding sequence ATGATTTCGCTGGGCCTGAGATATTTCCTGGAAGTGGCGCGCTGCGGCTCGATCGCCGCCGCGGCCACCGCCCAGCACGTGGCGGCCTCGGCGGTCAGCCGCCAGATCGCCAAGCTGGAAGACGAACTGGGCATCGCGCTGTTCGAGCGCCAGGCGCGCGGCATGGCGCTGAGCGAAGCCGGCCGCCAGCTGGCCGCCTACGCCAACGCGGCGGCGCTGGAGGCCGAGCGCGTCACCACCGGCATCCGCCAGCGCAGCGCGCTGGGCGACGTGACCATCCGGCTGGCCTGCACCGAGGGGTTCGCCCACCGCTTCCTGCCGCAGTGCATGGCCGACTTCAAGCGCACCCGGCCCGAGGCGCGCTTCCACCTGCTGGTGGAGCGGCCCGAGGAGGTCAACCGCCTGGTCCTGGAAGGGTTGTCGCAATTGGCCTTGCGCTACACGGTGGCGCCGGACGAGCGGCTCAAGACCGAGCTGCATTGCCGCGCGCCGGTCTACGCCATCATGTGCCGGCGGCATCCGCTGGCCGCGCGCCGCAGCGTCGGCGTGCGCGAGCTGGCGCAGGTGCCGCTGTCGCTGGGCGATCCGGGCACCACGGTGCGCGACCTGTTCGACGCGGCCTGCGCCAATGCCGGCGTGCATATCGAGCCGGCCTATGTGTCGAACCACTCGGCGGCCTTCCTGCCGATGCTGCCCGGCAGCCAGATCGTGGCCCTGTCGGGCTACCTGACGCTGATGGGGCAGCCGGACAGCGCGCGCCTGGTGGCGGTGCCGTTCAGCAATCCGGAAATGCGCCAGCGCAGCATCCAGGTGGTGACGCTGCGGGGATGCACCTTGCCGCCGCTGGCGCGCGAATTCCTGGCGTTGCTGGCCGAGCGCCTGAGCGCGGCGCCGCGCGCCCCGGAAGCGGAACGCGAGACCGGCTGA
- a CDS encoding efflux RND transporter permease subunit: MIRALLHRPIACIFLALALTLLGAVAWRLLPVAPLPQVDFPTIEVRANLPGASPESMASTVAAPLERALGSIAGVSAMSSSSNQGATRVLLQFALDRDINAAARDVQAAINAARAELPSGMPGNPSYRKVNPSQAPIMALALSSPTRPAGRLYDLGATVLAQKLSQIVGVGEVTLGGSSLPAVRVQVNPNALAHYGVALDDLRQSIADAAPMGPQGQLDSAGQRWEVGTPGQPRTADDYNGLIVRHQDGATIRLAQIARVSDSVENRYSSGFHNHDPAVVLTISRQPGANIIETIAAINQALPGLRALMPADVDLTVVLDRSPGIHATLREAHVTLGLAVGLVILVVWLFLGSARAAAIPSVAIPVCLVATFAVMYLWGFSLNNLSLMALIVAAGLVVDDAIVVLENISRHLERGLGPRQAALRGVREVGFTLVAMTLALSVVFVSILFMGGLVERLFREFSITLVAAILISLVVSVAIIPSLCARWLRSPAETPPRASRLRAVFARVHQWYGASLARVLGHARLTLLLLAAVVALNAYLYAQAPKGFLPQQDTGQLMGFVRGDDGFSFQVMQPKIDVYRQLVLRHPAVQDVIGYNGGSLGISNSLFLIRLKPVAERRESSAQVIDWLRANAPPVPGGMFFLNVDQDLRMPGGFGNSGDHELAIMASDVPALRQWSRKISRAMRDIPELRDVDAVGDAATQQVVINIDRAAAQRLGVDMRTIASVLSNSFSQRQVATLYDPMNQYRVVLELDPRYTEDPEVLERVQVVAADGSRVPLSAFATYEHGLVNDRVFHDGLFAAVGVGFSLAEGVSLQQGLAAIDAAMARLMVPAHIQTRLGGDARSFQQSLQDQPWLILGVLVAIYLVLGILYESPLHPLTILSTLPSAGVGALLALRLANIEFSLIALLGLFLLVGVVMKNAILMIDFALGLERREGLTPEQAIHRAAMLRLRPIVMTNLAGLLGALPLVLGMGEGSELRRPLGVTIVGGLMISQFLTLYTTPIVYLALERLRLKVAGWRARRA, translated from the coding sequence ATGATCCGCGCGTTGCTGCACCGGCCCATCGCCTGCATCTTCCTGGCGCTGGCCCTGACGCTGCTGGGCGCGGTGGCCTGGCGCCTGCTGCCGGTGGCGCCCCTGCCGCAGGTGGACTTTCCCACCATCGAGGTGCGCGCCAACCTGCCCGGCGCCAGTCCCGAGAGCATGGCCAGCACCGTGGCCGCGCCGCTCGAACGCGCGCTGGGCAGCATCGCCGGCGTCAGCGCCATGAGTTCGTCCAGCAACCAGGGCGCCACCCGCGTACTGCTGCAATTCGCGCTGGACCGCGACATCAACGCGGCCGCGCGCGACGTGCAGGCCGCCATCAACGCCGCCCGCGCCGAGCTGCCGTCCGGCATGCCGGGCAACCCCAGCTACCGCAAGGTCAACCCGTCGCAGGCGCCCATCATGGCGCTGGCGCTCAGTTCCCCGACGCGGCCCGCCGGGCGCCTGTACGACCTGGGCGCCACGGTGCTGGCGCAGAAGCTCTCGCAGATCGTCGGCGTCGGCGAAGTGACGCTGGGCGGCAGCTCGCTGCCGGCGGTGCGGGTGCAGGTCAACCCGAACGCGCTGGCGCACTATGGCGTGGCGCTGGACGACCTGCGCCAGTCCATCGCCGACGCCGCCCCCATGGGCCCGCAGGGCCAGCTGGACTCGGCCGGCCAGCGCTGGGAGGTCGGCACGCCCGGCCAGCCGCGCACGGCCGACGACTACAACGGCCTGATCGTGCGCCACCAGGACGGCGCCACCATCCGGCTGGCGCAGATCGCGCGCGTCAGCGACTCGGTCGAGAACCGCTACAGCAGCGGCTTCCACAACCACGACCCGGCGGTGGTGCTGACCATCAGCCGCCAGCCGGGCGCCAACATCATCGAGACCATCGCCGCCATCAACCAGGCCCTGCCCGGCCTGCGCGCGCTGATGCCGGCCGACGTCGACCTGACGGTGGTGCTGGACCGCTCGCCCGGCATCCACGCCACGCTGCGCGAGGCCCACGTCACGCTCGGGCTGGCCGTCGGCCTGGTCATCCTGGTGGTGTGGCTGTTCCTGGGCAGCGCCCGCGCCGCCGCCATTCCCAGCGTGGCGATCCCGGTGTGCCTGGTGGCTACCTTCGCCGTCATGTACCTGTGGGGCTTCTCGCTCAACAATCTGTCGCTGATGGCGCTGATCGTGGCCGCGGGGCTGGTGGTGGACGACGCCATCGTGGTGCTGGAGAACATCTCGCGCCACCTTGAACGCGGCCTGGGTCCGCGCCAGGCGGCCCTGCGCGGCGTGCGCGAGGTCGGCTTCACGCTGGTGGCGATGACGCTGGCGCTGTCGGTGGTGTTCGTGTCGATCCTGTTCATGGGCGGGCTGGTCGAACGGCTGTTCCGCGAATTCTCGATCACCCTGGTGGCCGCCATCCTGATTTCGCTGGTGGTCTCGGTCGCCATCATTCCCAGCCTGTGCGCGCGCTGGCTGCGGTCGCCGGCCGAGACCCCGCCGCGCGCCTCGCGCCTGCGCGCCGTGTTCGCCCGCGTCCACCAGTGGTACGGCGCGTCGCTGGCGCGGGTGCTGGGCCACGCCCGCCTGACCCTGTTGCTGCTGGCCGCCGTGGTGGCGCTGAACGCCTACCTGTACGCGCAGGCGCCCAAGGGCTTCCTGCCGCAGCAGGACACCGGCCAGCTGATGGGGTTCGTGCGCGGCGACGACGGCTTCTCGTTCCAGGTGATGCAGCCCAAGATCGACGTCTACCGCCAGCTGGTGCTCAGGCATCCCGCGGTGCAGGACGTGATCGGCTACAACGGCGGCAGCCTGGGCATCAGCAATTCGCTGTTCCTGATCCGCCTGAAGCCGGTTGCCGAGCGGCGCGAATCCTCGGCCCAGGTGATCGACTGGCTGCGCGCCAACGCGCCGCCGGTGCCGGGCGGCATGTTCTTCCTGAACGTCGACCAGGACCTGCGCATGCCGGGCGGCTTCGGCAATTCCGGCGACCACGAGCTGGCCATCATGGCCAGCGACGTGCCGGCGCTGCGGCAATGGTCGCGCAAGATCTCGCGCGCGATGCGCGACATTCCCGAGCTGCGCGACGTCGATGCCGTCGGCGATGCCGCCACCCAGCAGGTCGTCATCAACATCGACCGCGCCGCCGCCCAGCGCCTGGGCGTGGACATGCGCACCATCGCCAGCGTGCTCAGCAATTCCTTCAGCCAGCGCCAGGTAGCGACGCTGTACGACCCCATGAACCAGTATCGCGTGGTGCTGGAGCTGGATCCGCGCTACACCGAGGACCCCGAGGTGCTCGAGCGCGTGCAGGTGGTGGCGGCCGACGGCAGCCGCGTGCCGCTGTCGGCCTTCGCCACCTACGAGCACGGCCTGGTCAACGACCGCGTCTTCCACGACGGCCTGTTCGCCGCCGTCGGCGTCGGCTTCTCGCTGGCCGAGGGCGTCTCGCTGCAGCAGGGCCTGGCCGCCATCGACGCCGCCATGGCGCGGCTGATGGTGCCGGCCCACATCCAGACGCGCCTGGGCGGCGACGCCCGCAGCTTCCAGCAGAGCCTGCAGGACCAGCCCTGGCTGATCCTGGGCGTGCTGGTGGCGATCTACCTGGTGCTGGGCATCCTGTACGAAAGCCCGCTGCATCCGCTGACCATCCTGTCGACCCTGCCCTCGGCCGGCGTCGGCGCGCTGCTGGCGCTGCGGCTGGCCAATATCGAATTCAGCCTGATCGCGCTGCTGGGCCTGTTCCTGCTGGTGGGGGTGGTGATGAAGAACGCCATCCTGATGATCGACTTCGCCCTCGGGCTGGAACGGCGCGAGGGCCTGACGCCGGAACAGGCCATCCACCGCGCCGCCATGCTGCGCCTGCGCCCCATCGTCATGACCAACCTGGCCGGCCTGCTTGGCGCGCTGCCGCTGGTGCTGGGCATGGGCGAAGGCTCGGAACTGCGCCGGCCGCTGGGCGTGACCATCGTCGGCGGGCTGATGATCAGCCAGTTCCTGACGCTGTACACCACGCCGATCGTGTACCTGGCGCTGGAGCGGCTGCGCTTGAAGGTGGCGGGGTGGCGCGCGCGCCGCGCCTGA
- a CDS encoding multidrug efflux RND transporter permease subunit produces the protein MSLSRPFILRPVATSFLMLALLLSGILAWRMLPVAALPQVDYPIIQVTTPYPGASPDVTARAVTAPLERRFGQIPGLKQMSSASGSGISVITLQFSLDVSLGVAEQEVQAAISASGSLLPSDLPTPPVYRKVNPADVPILTLAVTSDSLPLPQVYDLVDTRMTQRLAQLSGVGMVSLAGGQRPAVRVQANPMALAARGLQLTDLREAIAKANSNQPKGSFDGPVRSVIMDANDQLQSAQEYRDLIVAWRNGAPVRLGDVATVEDGAEDRYLAAWVDRQPAVLVNIQRQPGANVIAVADQVKALLPQLTASLPAAVQVRVLTDRTESIRASVRGVQWELAFAVGLVVLVTFLFLRNLPATLIPSLAVPLSLIGTFGVMHLAGFSTNNLTLMALTIGAGFVVDDAIVMLENIARYREQGHSPMAAALKGAGQIGFTLVSLTLSLIAVLIPLLFMEDVVGRLFREFAITLAVAILISLAVSLTLTPMMCARLLPPHAERPPGLLDRLQARYAGWLDITLRHQRLTLLAMLATVALTGLLYLAVPKGFFPVQDGGVLQGVTQSAQNTSFEAMSRRQQALAQSLLQDPDVASLSSFIGIDGMNATLNTGRLLVNLKPWSERGAPLADIMARLDARARQVQGISLFLQPVQELNIEDRVSRGQYQFTLTSPDAALLARWSHALTQRLDATPQLADVSSDLQGGGRQAYLEVSRDAAARLGLTMDDVTQALYSAFGQRQVATLFTQSNQYRVVLEVDRRLAASPEALERIHLRTADGQPIPLSALATVSERAVPLAVNHLSQFPAVNFSFNLPPGGSLGAAIAAIEAARQDIAMPASVELRLQGAASAFQASLSNTLWLMLAAVVTMYLVLGMLYESAIHPVTILSTLPSATVGALLALLLTGRPLDLIAVIGIILLIGLVKKNGIMMVDFALEAERSRGLAPREAIREAALLRLRPILMTTLAALFGALPLMLATGSGAELRQPLGWVMVGGLLVSQVLTLFTTPAVYLFFHQLGAGRRKAAPTPADPPAP, from the coding sequence ATGAGCCTGTCCCGCCCCTTCATTCTGCGCCCGGTCGCCACCTCCTTCCTGATGCTGGCGCTGCTGCTGTCGGGCATCCTCGCCTGGCGCATGCTGCCGGTGGCGGCGCTGCCGCAGGTCGACTACCCCATCATCCAGGTCACCACGCCCTACCCCGGCGCCAGCCCCGACGTCACCGCGCGCGCCGTGACCGCGCCGCTGGAACGCCGCTTCGGCCAGATCCCGGGGCTCAAGCAGATGTCGTCTGCCAGCGGCAGCGGCATCTCGGTGATCACGCTGCAGTTCTCGCTCGACGTGTCGCTGGGCGTGGCCGAACAGGAGGTGCAGGCCGCCATCAGCGCCAGCGGCTCGCTGCTGCCGTCCGACCTGCCGACGCCGCCGGTGTACCGCAAGGTCAACCCCGCCGACGTGCCGATCCTGACGCTGGCCGTGACCTCGGATTCCCTGCCGCTGCCGCAGGTCTATGACCTGGTCGACACCCGCATGACGCAGCGCCTGGCGCAACTGTCGGGCGTCGGCATGGTCAGCCTGGCCGGCGGCCAGCGGCCCGCCGTGCGGGTGCAGGCCAACCCCATGGCGCTGGCCGCGCGCGGGCTGCAACTGACCGATCTGCGCGAGGCCATCGCCAAGGCCAACTCCAACCAGCCCAAGGGCAGCTTCGACGGCCCGGTGCGCTCGGTCATCATGGACGCCAACGACCAGCTGCAAAGCGCGCAGGAATACCGCGACCTGATCGTGGCCTGGCGCAACGGCGCGCCGGTGCGGCTGGGCGACGTCGCCACGGTCGAGGACGGCGCCGAAGACCGCTACCTGGCCGCCTGGGTCGACCGCCAGCCGGCGGTGCTGGTGAACATCCAGCGCCAGCCGGGCGCCAACGTCATCGCGGTGGCCGACCAGGTCAAGGCGCTGCTGCCGCAGCTGACCGCCAGCCTGCCGGCCGCGGTGCAGGTGCGCGTGCTGACCGACCGCACCGAAAGCATCCGCGCCTCGGTGCGCGGCGTGCAGTGGGAGCTGGCTTTCGCCGTCGGGCTGGTGGTGCTGGTGACCTTCCTGTTCCTGCGCAACCTGCCGGCCACGCTGATTCCCAGCCTGGCGGTGCCGCTGTCCTTGATCGGCACCTTCGGCGTGATGCACCTGGCGGGCTTTTCGACCAACAACCTGACATTGATGGCCCTGACCATCGGCGCCGGCTTCGTGGTCGACGACGCCATCGTCATGCTGGAGAACATCGCCCGCTACCGCGAACAGGGCCACAGCCCGATGGCGGCCGCGCTCAAGGGCGCCGGGCAGATCGGCTTCACCCTGGTGTCGCTGACGCTGTCGCTGATCGCCGTGCTGATCCCGCTGCTGTTCATGGAAGACGTGGTCGGCCGGCTGTTCCGCGAATTCGCCATCACGCTGGCGGTGGCCATCCTGATCTCGCTGGCGGTGTCGCTGACGCTGACCCCCATGATGTGCGCGCGCCTGCTGCCGCCGCACGCCGAGCGCCCGCCCGGCCTGCTGGACCGCCTGCAGGCGCGCTACGCCGGCTGGCTCGACATCACCCTGCGCCACCAGCGCCTGACGCTGCTGGCGATGCTGGCCACCGTGGCGCTGACCGGCCTGCTGTACCTGGCGGTGCCCAAGGGCTTCTTCCCGGTGCAGGACGGCGGCGTGCTGCAAGGCGTGACCCAGTCGGCGCAGAACACCTCGTTCGAGGCCATGTCGCGGCGCCAGCAGGCGCTGGCGCAAAGCCTGCTGCAAGACCCCGACGTCGCCAGCCTGTCGTCCTTCATCGGCATCGACGGCATGAACGCCACCCTCAACACCGGCCGCCTACTGGTCAACCTCAAGCCCTGGAGCGAGCGCGGCGCGCCGCTGGCCGACATCATGGCGCGGCTGGATGCCCGCGCCCGCCAGGTGCAGGGCATCTCGCTGTTCCTGCAACCGGTGCAGGAGCTGAACATCGAGGACCGCGTCAGCCGCGGCCAGTACCAGTTCACCCTGACCTCGCCCGACGCCGCCCTGCTGGCGCGCTGGAGCCATGCCCTGACCCAGCGCCTGGACGCCACGCCGCAGCTGGCCGACGTCTCGTCCGACCTGCAGGGCGGCGGCCGCCAGGCCTACCTGGAGGTGTCGCGCGACGCCGCCGCGCGCCTGGGCCTGACCATGGACGACGTCACCCAGGCGCTCTACAGCGCCTTCGGCCAGCGCCAGGTCGCCACCCTGTTCACCCAGTCGAACCAGTACCGCGTGGTGCTGGAGGTGGACCGGCGCCTGGCCGCCAGCCCCGAGGCGCTGGAGCGCATCCACCTGCGGACGGCGGACGGCCAGCCGATTCCGCTGTCGGCGCTGGCCACGGTCAGCGAGCGCGCCGTGCCGCTGGCGGTCAACCACCTGTCGCAGTTCCCGGCCGTCAATTTCTCGTTCAACCTGCCGCCGGGCGGCTCGCTGGGCGCGGCCATCGCCGCCATCGAGGCGGCGCGCCAGGACATCGCCATGCCCGCCAGCGTCGAGCTGCGCCTGCAAGGCGCGGCGTCCGCCTTCCAGGCCTCGCTATCGAACACCCTGTGGCTGATGTTGGCGGCGGTGGTCACCATGTACCTGGTGCTGGGCATGCTCTATGAAAGCGCGATCCACCCGGTCACCATCCTGTCGACCCTGCCGTCGGCCACCGTCGGCGCGCTGCTGGCGCTGCTGCTGACCGGCCGGCCGCTGGACCTGATCGCCGTCATCGGCATCATCCTGCTGATCGGGCTGGTCAAGAAGAACGGCATCATGATGGTCGACTTCGCGCTGGAAGCCGAACGCAGCCGCGGCCTGGCCCCGCGCGAGGCGATCCGCGAGGCGGCGCTGCTGCGGCTGCGGCCGATCCTGATGACCACGCTGGCGGCGCTGTTCGGCGCCCTGCCGCTGATGCTGGCCACCGGCTCGGGCGCCGAGCTGCGCCAGCCCCTGGGCTGGGTGATGGTGGGCGGCCTGCTGGTCAGCCAGGTGCTGACGCTGTTCACCACGCCCGCCGTCTACCTGTTCTTCCACCAGCTGGGCGCGGGCCGCCGCAAGGCCGCGCCGACGCCCGCGGACCCGCCGGCGCCATGA
- a CDS encoding efflux RND transporter periplasmic adaptor subunit, whose product MSLPPSAGPAALRRRLALATLLAVTLVAAWALWRYALQGPAPAAIPNYDQQPVPVSVAAARSGPLPRDLHALGTITPLAQVVLRSQVDGQLQRLHYTEGQAVQRGQLLAEIDPRPYQAALAAAEGELARVEALLGNAEIDLRRYRQLARQEAVAGQQLDTAEAQVRSYAAQRQRLAAGVADARRLLAQTRILAPHDGRVGFRRVDAGNHVRAVDTNGLATLVQTRPISALFSISETHLDLLRQAQAQAGDAALQVQAWDADERRLIALGTLQALDNQIHVASGTVKLRALFENADEALFPNQFVNIRLALARQEDVLSIPTAAVQYGAEGAFVFVIGDDQRATRRELTLGRANAGRVEVRSGLAAAERVVVEGVDRLHDGRDVLIVETQ is encoded by the coding sequence ATGTCCCTGCCCCCTTCCGCGGGCCCCGCTGCCCTGCGCCGCCGCCTGGCGCTGGCCACCCTCCTGGCCGTGACCCTGGTGGCCGCGTGGGCGCTATGGCGCTACGCCCTGCAAGGCCCCGCGCCCGCCGCCATTCCCAACTACGATCAGCAACCGGTCCCCGTCAGCGTCGCCGCCGCGCGTAGCGGCCCCTTGCCGCGCGACCTGCACGCGCTGGGCACCATCACGCCGCTGGCGCAGGTGGTGCTGCGCAGCCAGGTCGATGGCCAGTTGCAGCGCCTGCACTACACGGAAGGCCAGGCGGTGCAACGCGGCCAGCTGCTGGCCGAGATCGATCCGCGCCCCTACCAGGCGGCGCTGGCGGCGGCCGAAGGCGAACTGGCGCGCGTCGAAGCGCTGCTGGGCAATGCCGAGATCGACCTGCGCCGCTACCGGCAGCTGGCGCGGCAGGAAGCCGTGGCGGGACAGCAACTGGACACCGCCGAGGCCCAGGTGCGCAGCTACGCCGCGCAGCGCCAGCGCCTGGCGGCCGGCGTCGCCGATGCCCGCCGCCTGCTGGCGCAGACCCGCATCCTGGCGCCGCACGACGGCCGCGTCGGCTTTCGCCGGGTGGACGCCGGCAACCACGTGCGCGCCGTCGACACCAACGGCCTCGCCACCCTGGTGCAGACGCGCCCGATCTCGGCGCTGTTCTCGATCTCGGAGACCCATCTGGACCTGCTGCGGCAGGCCCAGGCCCAGGCCGGCGACGCCGCGCTGCAGGTGCAGGCCTGGGACGCCGACGAGCGCCGCCTGATCGCGCTCGGCACCCTGCAGGCGCTGGACAACCAGATCCACGTGGCCAGCGGCACCGTCAAGCTGCGCGCCCTGTTCGAGAACGCCGACGAAGCCCTGTTCCCGAACCAGTTCGTCAACATCCGCCTGGCGCTGGCGCGGCAGGAAGACGTGCTGTCGATTCCCACGGCGGCGGTGCAGTACGGCGCCGAAGGCGCGTTCGTCTTCGTCATCGGCGATGACCAGCGCGCCACCCGGCGCGAACTGACGCTGGGCCGCGCCAACGCCGGCCGCGTCGAAGTCCGCTCGGGCCTGGCCGCGGCCGAACGCGTGGTGGTCGAAGGCGTGGACCGCCTGCACGACGGCCGCGACGTGCTGATCGTGGAAACCCAATGA
- a CDS encoding voltage-gated chloride channel family protein has product MPRSPRLEQLELLPYIGKWLVIAFVVACLAGAASALFLHALDWATATRQAHPALIWFLPFAGFFVGWCYLRLGRPVEAGNNLIIDEIHDPKKVIPLRMVPMVLGGTVMSHLFGASVGREGTAVQMGAALADQLTHLLRLRPEDRRIVLMAGIAAGFSSVFGTPLAGAIFGLEVLAIGRMRYDALFPCVVAAIAANQVGLALGIHHTHYAVLAVAPLGVVSVLSVVAAGILFGLIGMIFANGAHAIGAFMKRHIAYAPLRPLAGGAVIAVAVWATDGYRYIGLGIPSIVQAFQQPAAPWDFAGKLLFTVASLGSGFKGGEVTPLFYIGATLGNALAPLLQLPFSMLAGLGFVAVFAGAANTPIATIVMAIELFGPDIAPFAAIACIAAYLFSGHSGIYHAQRVGHAKHRVLPEELRLSELGAYRKRLRQQPMARTPEE; this is encoded by the coding sequence ATGCCGCGCTCCCCACGCCTAGAACAGTTGGAACTCCTGCCGTACATCGGCAAATGGCTCGTCATCGCTTTCGTCGTCGCCTGCCTGGCGGGCGCCGCTTCGGCGCTTTTCCTGCACGCCCTGGATTGGGCGACCGCGACGCGGCAGGCGCATCCGGCGCTCATCTGGTTTTTGCCCTTCGCGGGCTTTTTCGTCGGCTGGTGCTATCTGCGTCTGGGGCGGCCCGTCGAGGCGGGCAACAACCTCATCATCGATGAGATCCACGATCCGAAGAAGGTGATTCCCCTGCGCATGGTGCCCATGGTGCTTGGAGGCACCGTGATGTCGCACCTGTTCGGCGCGTCGGTGGGGCGCGAGGGAACGGCGGTGCAGATGGGCGCGGCGCTGGCCGACCAACTGACCCACCTGCTGCGCCTGCGCCCCGAAGACCGGCGGATCGTCCTGATGGCGGGAATCGCGGCGGGCTTTTCCTCGGTGTTCGGCACGCCCCTGGCCGGCGCCATCTTCGGGCTGGAGGTGCTGGCGATCGGCCGCATGCGCTACGACGCGCTGTTTCCCTGCGTCGTCGCGGCCATCGCGGCGAACCAGGTCGGCCTCGCGCTGGGCATCCACCACACCCACTATGCCGTGCTGGCGGTCGCTCCCCTGGGCGTGGTGAGCGTGCTGAGCGTGGTGGCCGCCGGCATCCTGTTCGGCCTGATCGGCATGATCTTCGCCAACGGCGCGCACGCCATCGGCGCCTTCATGAAACGGCATATCGCCTATGCGCCGCTGCGGCCCCTGGCGGGCGGGGCGGTGATCGCGGTGGCGGTGTGGGCCACCGATGGCTATCGCTACATCGGCCTGGGAATTCCCTCGATCGTGCAGGCGTTCCAGCAACCGGCCGCGCCCTGGGACTTCGCCGGCAAGCTGCTGTTCACCGTGGCCTCGCTGGGCAGCGGGTTCAAGGGAGGCGAGGTGACGCCGCTGTTCTACATCGGCGCGACGCTCGGCAACGCGTTGGCGCCGCTGCTGCAGTTGCCCTTCTCGATGCTTGCGGGGCTGGGTTTCGTCGCCGTGTTCGCCGGCGCCGCCAACACCCCCATCGCCACCATCGTGATGGCGATCGAATTGTTCGGGCCGGACATCGCGCCCTTTGCCGCCATCGCCTGCATCGCGGCGTACCTGTTCTCGGGACACAGCGGCATCTACCACGCGCAGCGCGTGGGCCACGCCAAGCACCGCGTGCTGCCCGAGGAACTGCGGCTATCGGAACTCGGGGCGTACCGGAAGCGGCTACGCCAGCAGCCCATGGCCCGCACCCCCGAAGAATGA
- a CDS encoding DUF190 domain-containing protein, whose product MTTDLTALRLYFPISARARATRFWHRLSAPALAQHLIHAARHAGIQQAVLHSIQSGYLAGERLSHHHPEVTHMKHPQCIELIDREAVLRAFLHDHAAELHKVRAVLLTCEIPLIPASGPVVR is encoded by the coding sequence ATGACGACCGACCTGACCGCGTTGCGCCTGTACTTTCCCATTTCCGCCAGGGCCCGCGCCACGCGCTTCTGGCACAGGCTGAGCGCGCCGGCGCTGGCCCAGCACCTGATCCATGCCGCGCGCCACGCCGGCATCCAGCAGGCAGTGCTGCATTCCATCCAATCCGGCTACCTGGCTGGCGAGAGATTGAGCCACCATCATCCGGAGGTCACGCACATGAAGCACCCGCAGTGCATCGAGCTGATCGACCGCGAAGCGGTGCTGCGGGCGTTTCTGCATGACCATGCGGCGGAACTGCACAAGGTTCGGGCGGTATTGCTCACGTGCGAAATCCCGCTGATTCCCGCCTCGGGGCCGGTCGTTCGGTGA
- a CDS encoding LysR family transcriptional regulator, giving the protein MGQALDLNSVRVYAAVVDEQSFAGAARRLAMPSSNVSRHVAGLERRLGVRLLERSTRHLRMTEAGQLLYQRAKPLLDTLAATEEELGAVRQELRGPLHLCMPGEAPRLLAPILAEFCDRHPGIELACDTRLDGLDALREDVDLSIVFHRGRQDDSSLITRELAVLPSIVVAAPALLARVGEPRQVSQLKALPCITTLSALKGMPWQFVDAAGDIVKVPVRSRYRVNSGELALMGARQGIGFAILAAGACRDDLATGRLREVRLDLQPAPLQLLGVYSHRQSVSARARALLELIQQRLAEAGLGPSAAPSPRT; this is encoded by the coding sequence ATGGGCCAGGCCCTGGATCTGAATAGCGTGCGCGTCTACGCGGCGGTCGTGGACGAACAGAGCTTCGCGGGCGCGGCGCGGCGGTTGGCGATGCCGTCGTCGAACGTCAGCCGCCATGTCGCCGGGCTGGAACGGCGGCTGGGCGTGCGGCTGCTGGAACGCAGCACCCGCCACCTGCGCATGACCGAAGCCGGCCAGTTGCTGTACCAGCGGGCCAAGCCGCTGCTGGACACCCTGGCCGCCACGGAAGAGGAACTGGGCGCGGTGCGGCAGGAGCTGCGCGGGCCGCTGCACCTGTGCATGCCGGGCGAAGCGCCGCGGCTGCTGGCGCCGATCCTGGCGGAATTCTGCGACCGCCACCCGGGCATCGAACTGGCCTGCGACACCCGCCTCGATGGCCTCGACGCCTTGCGCGAGGATGTCGACCTGTCGATCGTGTTCCATCGCGGCCGCCAGGACGACAGCAGCCTCATCACGCGTGAACTGGCCGTCCTGCCCAGCATCGTCGTCGCCGCGCCGGCGCTGCTGGCGCGCGTCGGCGAACCGCGCCAGGTGAGCCAGCTCAAGGCGCTGCCCTGCATCACCACCCTGAGCGCGCTCAAGGGCATGCCGTGGCAATTCGTGGACGCCGCCGGCGACATCGTCAAGGTGCCGGTGCGCAGCCGCTACCGCGTCAACAGCGGCGAACTGGCGCTGATGGGCGCGCGCCAGGGCATCGGCTTCGCGATCCTGGCCGCCGGCGCCTGCCGCGACGACCTGGCCACCGGCCGCCTGCGTGAAGTGCGGCTGGACCTGCAACCTGCGCCCTTGCAACTGCTGGGCGTCTACAGCCACCGCCAGTCGGTCAGCGCGCGGGCCCGGGCGCTGCTGGAACTGATCCAGCAACGCCTGGCCGAGGCCGGCCTCGGTCCTTCCGCCGCGCCGTCGCCGCGAACGTAA